The proteins below are encoded in one region of Desulfovibrio sp. JC010:
- the rsgA gene encoding ribosome small subunit-dependent GTPase A produces MDINKLGWSTFFEDQFQPYKEQGLSAGRVLKELRGQYTLYSAEGSITGDVSGHFHFTAMDRSDYPTVGDWVAFRQCADYAQIEHVLERSSAFSRNSSGNEDSQQVVAANIDYLCIVCGLDGGRNFNLRSIERYIAMAVEGGARPVIVLNKADLCDDREIAMLQAQSVAGNIPVHMVSAVTEEGVEEFSMSFEKGSTVAFCGQSGVGKSSLINSLLGMDTLRTAGLRESDLRGRHTTTHKELFFLKSGAMVIDTPGMRELQLWGSRKSLDDTYGEIREAAKHCRFRDCTHQNEPGCAVRELLIDGSLETERYENYSDMRAELSFIESKVDDKKRQARKAKDKQLSKLIRRTVKNKRK; encoded by the coding sequence ATGGATATCAATAAATTAGGCTGGAGTACCTTTTTTGAAGACCAGTTTCAGCCCTATAAAGAACAGGGTCTGAGTGCCGGGCGTGTTTTAAAAGAACTGCGCGGCCAATACACTTTATACAGCGCAGAAGGCAGCATAACTGGCGATGTCTCCGGACATTTCCATTTTACAGCCATGGACCGTTCGGACTACCCCACCGTGGGTGACTGGGTGGCTTTCCGGCAATGCGCTGATTATGCCCAGATTGAACACGTACTGGAACGTTCAAGCGCATTCTCGCGCAACAGTTCCGGGAACGAAGACAGTCAGCAGGTGGTAGCCGCCAATATAGACTACCTGTGCATAGTCTGCGGACTGGACGGAGGCCGGAATTTCAACCTCCGCTCCATTGAACGCTACATCGCCATGGCTGTTGAGGGCGGTGCCCGTCCGGTCATCGTGCTGAATAAGGCAGACCTCTGTGATGACCGCGAAATCGCCATGCTGCAGGCCCAAAGTGTAGCAGGCAACATTCCCGTTCACATGGTCAGTGCTGTAACCGAAGAAGGGGTGGAAGAGTTTTCAATGAGCTTTGAAAAAGGTTCCACCGTTGCTTTTTGCGGCCAGTCCGGTGTGGGGAAATCATCGCTGATCAACTCCCTGCTGGGCATGGACACCCTGAGAACAGCAGGGTTGCGCGAAAGCGACCTGCGCGGCAGGCACACCACCACGCATAAGGAATTGTTCTTCCTAAAAAGTGGTGCCATGGTTATCGACACCCCCGGCATGCGCGAACTCCAGCTCTGGGGCAGCCGCAAAAGTCTGGATGATACCTATGGTGAAATCCGCGAAGCAGCCAAACACTGCCGTTTTCGGGATTGCACCCATCAGAATGAACCCGGATGCGCCGTGCGAGAACTGCTTATTGACGGTTCATTGGAAACAGAACGGTATGAGAACTATTCTGATATGCGCGCCGAGCTTTCCTTCATTGAAAGCAAGGTAGACGATAAAAAACGTCAGGCCAGAAAAGCAAAAGATAAGCAGCTATCCAAGTTGATCCGCAGGACTGTTAAAAACAAAAGAAAATAA
- a CDS encoding efflux RND transporter permease subunit, producing MKNLMRFTLKQTVFINIIFILLMIVGVFSMADLPVERYPNVHMGKVVISGFLPGASPADVEALVTKKIEDALDDLENVEYIRSRSFRERSSIMVKFLDDTDYAHGYDELRFRVLSIQNDLPREMDPPTFMEINVSEWLPVIRVCLVGDRANRALSMMADEMKVQLRNVPGVNEVEVEGEYTREFHVNLDPHKLVRFKLTFDDVARALADANISIPAGDFSAAGGEYVIVVDERFRTREEIAETIVRMDGDGSFVTVGDVLSDARVSYRDPQVITSINGRNAVTLKVVKSLDGNAVTIAEDVEKIADNFRSALEKEGVELVLTNDQRLHIEDAINTLGMNLLVGIVLVFVVIYLVMGFRNAMLTTIGVPFAFLVTMVIMKLTGNSLNQITLFSFVLVSGIIVDDAIVVVENIFRHVQEGKELKEAVIDGASEVFLPVVSATATTVAAFLPMLIMTGSTGEFFAQVPKAVTFALIASLIECLIILPSHFLDWPGAKGLMKNREKYTREPAFMRPLRRWTDKLLSVVTRFRVISLAVVFGAFISALFILGVSISGKLPLIKIKFFPDDYSLYYIELEGPVATPIELTSDKLKRISVFVEKMGPGMAKSATAFAGFYQNEDYEMVHGSNLGNIVVELPAKDKQVFADAPENDPGAHLEFMRKELEKYAEPGWTFRIRPEKDGPPAGKDINIRVLGADHGSVKGLTAAIMKFIKNNDELGPHLINLATDDGTPNRIFRFNPINERVAEYGLTPKQVANLSGSVLDGRFVGEFRLSDEDVDLRLKIDPQYLNNPEDALSVPVLEHNQSPVRIGDICDVSIYMEPGQFNRFMSQRAVTITANIKPGSRLSSPAAVSMVSEFYESVRNEYPGATVNFSGEYESTRKSYTSLVYAFMTAILIIYLILATQFQSYGQPVIILSAVVFSITGVILGTFFSQTIFTVNSFIATVGVTGVVVNDSLVLLDFMNKLYKSGMDRKTAMREGVRIRLRPILLTTLTTTLGLLPMAVGFPSYSLVWGAMASTFVTGLCTATFLTLFIIPVEWDLFMGFMEWREKRKALRG from the coding sequence ATGAAAAATTTAATGCGTTTTACTCTTAAGCAGACGGTTTTCATCAACATTATTTTCATCTTGTTGATGATTGTTGGAGTCTTCAGCATGGCTGATCTTCCTGTTGAGCGTTATCCCAACGTTCACATGGGCAAGGTTGTTATCTCCGGCTTTTTGCCCGGCGCATCGCCTGCCGACGTGGAAGCACTGGTGACCAAGAAAATTGAGGACGCGCTGGATGACCTTGAAAACGTAGAATATATCCGTTCAAGGTCCTTTCGGGAACGGTCCAGCATCATGGTTAAATTCCTCGATGATACCGATTATGCCCACGGGTATGACGAACTGCGCTTTCGGGTCCTGTCCATTCAGAATGACCTGCCGCGGGAAATGGACCCGCCCACCTTCATGGAAATCAATGTCAGTGAATGGCTCCCGGTAATCAGGGTCTGCCTCGTGGGCGACCGCGCCAACCGGGCTCTGTCCATGATGGCTGATGAGATGAAAGTGCAGCTGCGTAATGTTCCGGGTGTGAATGAAGTGGAGGTTGAGGGGGAGTATACCCGTGAATTCCATGTAAATCTTGATCCGCACAAGCTCGTGCGTTTCAAACTGACTTTTGATGATGTGGCCCGTGCCCTGGCAGATGCTAATATTTCCATCCCTGCGGGGGATTTTTCAGCTGCGGGCGGCGAGTATGTGATCGTTGTGGATGAAAGGTTCCGCACCCGGGAGGAAATCGCGGAAACCATCGTGCGCATGGATGGCGACGGGTCCTTCGTTACCGTGGGCGATGTACTCAGCGACGCACGGGTTTCCTACCGTGATCCGCAGGTGATCACTTCCATTAACGGCCGTAATGCTGTTACCCTCAAGGTTGTGAAATCATTGGATGGTAATGCGGTGACCATTGCCGAGGATGTGGAGAAAATAGCTGATAATTTCAGGTCCGCACTGGAAAAGGAAGGTGTTGAACTGGTCCTGACCAACGACCAGCGGCTGCACATCGAGGATGCCATTAATACACTGGGCATGAACCTGTTGGTGGGGATTGTGCTTGTCTTTGTGGTTATCTATCTGGTCATGGGTTTCAGGAACGCCATGCTGACCACCATCGGGGTGCCTTTTGCTTTTCTGGTGACCATGGTCATCATGAAGCTGACCGGGAATTCATTGAACCAGATCACACTTTTTTCTTTTGTGCTGGTCAGCGGGATCATCGTGGATGACGCCATTGTGGTGGTGGAAAATATTTTCCGCCATGTACAGGAAGGTAAAGAACTGAAGGAAGCAGTGATAGACGGTGCTTCCGAGGTTTTTCTGCCCGTAGTTTCGGCCACAGCGACCACTGTGGCTGCATTTTTGCCCATGCTGATCATGACCGGGTCCACCGGAGAATTTTTCGCGCAGGTGCCCAAGGCGGTAACCTTTGCGCTTATTGCCTCGCTGATTGAGTGTCTTATTATCCTGCCTTCGCATTTTCTGGATTGGCCCGGAGCCAAAGGGCTGATGAAGAACCGGGAAAAGTATACCCGCGAACCCGCTTTCATGCGTCCTTTGCGCCGTTGGACCGATAAGTTGCTTTCCGTAGTAACCCGGTTCAGGGTTATTTCACTGGCAGTTGTGTTCGGGGCTTTTATTTCGGCTTTGTTTATCCTTGGGGTGTCCATTTCCGGGAAGCTGCCGCTGATCAAAATTAAATTTTTCCCGGATGACTATTCCCTATATTACATAGAATTAGAAGGCCCGGTGGCTACGCCCATTGAGCTTACTTCAGACAAATTGAAACGTATCTCTGTTTTTGTGGAAAAGATGGGACCGGGCATGGCCAAGTCCGCCACCGCTTTTGCCGGATTTTACCAGAATGAGGATTACGAGATGGTCCATGGCTCCAACCTCGGTAATATTGTGGTGGAGCTTCCGGCCAAGGATAAGCAGGTCTTTGCAGATGCCCCGGAAAATGATCCGGGTGCGCATCTTGAGTTCATGCGTAAGGAGCTGGAAAAATACGCAGAACCGGGCTGGACTTTCCGGATCCGGCCGGAAAAAGACGGGCCTCCCGCAGGTAAAGATATAAATATCAGGGTACTGGGTGCCGATCACGGTTCTGTTAAGGGACTTACTGCGGCGATCATGAAATTCATCAAGAATAATGATGAACTCGGCCCTCATCTGATCAACCTTGCTACAGATGACGGTACGCCTAACCGCATTTTCAGGTTCAACCCCATTAATGAACGGGTCGCGGAATACGGATTGACCCCGAAACAGGTTGCGAATTTGTCAGGTTCGGTTCTGGATGGTCGCTTTGTGGGTGAATTCAGGCTCTCCGACGAGGATGTGGATTTGCGTCTGAAGATCGACCCGCAATACCTTAATAATCCGGAGGACGCTCTTTCCGTACCCGTGTTGGAGCATAATCAAAGCCCGGTGCGTATCGGAGATATCTGCGATGTCTCCATCTATATGGAACCGGGTCAGTTCAACCGTTTCATGAGCCAGCGGGCGGTGACCATCACCGCCAATATCAAGCCCGGTTCAAGGCTTTCATCACCTGCGGCAGTGAGTATGGTCAGTGAGTTTTATGAGTCTGTGCGTAATGAATATCCCGGTGCTACGGTGAACTTTTCCGGGGAATATGAATCCACCCGCAAGTCGTATACCTCGCTGGTCTATGCCTTCATGACCGCCATCCTGATTATTTACCTGATTCTGGCCACTCAGTTTCAGTCCTATGGGCAGCCGGTGATTATTCTCTCGGCTGTGGTTTTTTCCATAACCGGGGTAATTCTGGGGACCTTTTTTTCTCAGACCATCTTCACGGTAAACAGCTTTATCGCCACTGTGGGTGTCACCGGGGTTGTGGTCAATGATTCCCTTGTGTTGCTGGATTTTATGAACAAACTTTATAAATCAGGCATGGACCGCAAAACCGCCATGCGTGAGGGGGTCCGCATCCGTCTGCGTCCCATCCTCTTAACCACCCTGACCACTACGCTGGGACTCTTGCCCATGGCTGTAGGGTTTCCTTCCTACTCTCTGGTCTGGGGAGCCATGGCTTCTACATTTGTGACCGGGCTTTGTACCGCTACTTTTCTGACTTTGTTCATTATCCCGGTAGAATGGGATTTGTTCATGGGATTTATGGAGTGGCGGGAAAAGAGAAAAGCCCTGCGGGGCTGA